From the genome of Platichthys flesus chromosome 10, fPlaFle2.1, whole genome shotgun sequence:
TCGATCGGGGCGAGACAAAtgtgtggcctaggtggtagagtggtggttcttcaacaagaaggttgccggttcaaatcccactcttccccatctgcatgacgaagtgtccatggcaagatactgaacccctaaatggcccctcataaatgttgagtgtaataattgtaagtcgctttggacaaaggcgtcagccaaatgacatgtaatgtaatgtatttgtAATCCCCCACTGAGGCATGAATTTCAGTACTGTGGTTCATCATCATGTATAGTTTATGATCCAACATGGCAGATTTATGGCTTCAGCAAGTCAAATAATGTGTGTATCCTCAGTGGTTTAAGCATCGCTTCTGATGGACTGTGCACAAAATGAATGTTAGTGTTGTCACTTGTCATTTGCATAAAGATAGAATTAAATAGCAGGGGCACAGACTTTAAACAGCAGTCAAGTTGGTGCTGTGGAAAACTTAAGCCTCATCTCTCCATCGATGAGCAATGGTTTCAATCAATCTTACAAAAAGTAGTTGTGCTGTTGATCTTGTTTAGACAGCCAGTGATGGGGAGATCGCTGGACTGGATTTATTGGTATCCACTGTACATGGTAGGAATTTACATTAAGTGAAGTCTTTCATAGTCTTTGGCTGGTTTTCCTTTTAATGTGTGTAGTTAGTAAATGGAGGCAGCAGTGCAATTTATATTTAGTAATCGAACAAATCATTCTTACTGTGGTAatggttaaaatacatttaaagaacTGTACACTCTTGAGTCTGCACAAGTTTATAGATTAAATCGGAGGTTTTCATCCTCCAGGTCGTTGAAAACAGCTCAATAGTATTCCACTTAAactactcttttttttttcttttttttttttttcccacaacaGTATACCACATTTTAAGTAGGTTATTATACTTTTCTACTGTTTTGGTAGGTGTATTATAGATGAGTTACCCAAACagtcataaataataaatacttaGTGCCAGTTGCATCAGTTGCACTGGAACTTCCCAAAACGACAGCTGTCATGTAATAGCTACTCGCCCCTCTGCTGGCAGGttgccttttattttgttacagtCCTTTACAGCAACAGACCAAATGGACCGGGGACTCTAGCTAGGCTCTATCCTGAACAACATATGGAAAGTGATCGTTTGTGACGGGTGGTCTGGTCTTTAGTGACGTTTTATTGAATGGAGATCCCTTTATCGCCCTGTTTTTCTTAAAGCATACAGCTTGAATTTCTGAAGTGCGTCAGAATACAACATTTATTTGTTAGTTTGCCTGTTTTGCTTACATAGATATTAGTGAAATTGTTAATTCAAAAAATTCACCACTGATTAGTATGGAATCTCGACCCTTTTCTACAATTTACCTCCAACTTTAACTACTGTCATAATAACGGACACGTCCTTTCTGCGGTCGTCTAACGAGGAACCTTCGTTCTTGAGAGAATCAATCGATATTGCTGCTGTTTTCACTCTCTTGCACATTGTTTCATAAACCTGGCAGCCAGCAGACAACTCAAGTTTCATCACTTCTCCCTGGGTCTTCACTGTCAGGGCATGGTGGGGGTGTTTTGAGGGGTTGTAGAGAACAGTTGGTGGAGAAATGTTCGAACAAAAAAAGAGATGTTAAGAAGGAAATTCAGAACACAGCACATGGTTCATCTCTCCCATTtcttttgtgctgctgctttttaaACGTCACCTATAATATTGGGGTAAATTTGGCTTTTTCCCAGAGATGTGGCAATTCaagtaatttaaaaatgtttacgtctcctctgcttctctttcagtTCTACAAACACGTCGTCCAGAGTGTAGAAAAGTTCGTACAAAAGGTGAGTTATATTTAAAATCTTgaaaaaactaacaacaaaCCCAAGTGCCCTATATTCTTGCACATGATTTTTAAGGACATTTGGTCATACATTATGTGAATAggtgtgatgatgatgcaaatatatttaatttgattctgTATTGTCATTATTTTCTAATCAGAGTTGCGTGTAATGGAATAGTAGCTACATTTAGTATTGCATTACATGTCCCTGACAGTAAAATCATAGATTGATTCACCTTTTTTATAATACTTTAATACcggctgtttgtttctgtatcaCAGTGCAAACCAGAATACAAGGTTCCGGGGCTGTACGTCATCGACTCCATCGTCAGGCAGTCACGACACCAGTTTGGCACGGAGAAGGATGTTTTTGCCCCACGCTTCAGCAAGAATATCATCCCTACGTTCCAGCACCTCTACCGCTGCCCTTCAGATGATAAGGTCAGGCAGATTTAATTgcttctgtgttcctctctgtGGCTTTTCATTTTTGTGGCTTGTCATTGTTTAATGAGTCAGTATTAGACATTAGATATATAGCCTGCATCCCTTGTACAGGAGCAGGTGATTTGATGAGTAGATCAGAGTTTGGCTATGGATtcattaaattgcatttttacTACAGTGGTTGCGTATTTACCACATTTACGTCACTTATTTATCTAatgtgtttaagtttgtctttGTCCTTCCCTCAGGGTGTCTTTGACCTTGTCGACTTATCTCACATTTCACTGTTTTAATTTGtcgtttgtgttgttgtttcccaGAGTAAAATTGTGCGAGTGCTCAACCTTTGGCAAAAGAATGCTGTCTTCAAGAGTGACATCATCCAGCCTCTATTGGACATGGCAGCAGGGATTGCGCCGCCAAGTGTCACCCCTGTCATGTCAAGCAGCGCTTCCGCGGTCAATAACGCTACACCAGGTCAGTCAGAGCACACATGCCCTGGGATGCTGTGGTCAGGTCATTCGTTTGACATCATGCTTTATATACAACGTCTGTTTCTCTGTGCATCCAGGCACCCCAGCTACCCCAGCAACCCCAGCCAACTTAGTCCAGGGTCTGCCAGACTGGGCCTCTCAGATTaacaacacagacactgtgGCTGCTGTGGCACAGATCCTACAGAGTCCCCAGGGACAACAGGTTAGTGTGCATGTCCACTCAGTGTCTTTGTAATTAAACTACTTAAGTTAAGGGTTTTAATTAAGGCTAAATAAGATCTTTGTCTCACACTCCATCCTCTAGCTTCTGAGTTGCCTTTGTTAGTGGTAAAATATTTCACACTGTAACATTCTGGTTTTATCACTTGTAGCTGCAGCAGTTGGTACAGAGTCTGCAGATGCAGCAACAGAAACCCCAGCCGTCCCTGCTGCAGGCCTTGGACGCCGGCCTAGTGGTGCAGTTGCAAGCTCTGACTGCACAACTCACTGCGGCGGCTACTGCCAACAGCCTCAACCCCCTGGAGCAGAGGGTCTCCTCCTTTAATAAAGTAAGGCTGGAGCAAACCGCTAATGATTTATTATGTCTAACAACATCTAAAGCctcatttaattatgttttgtcTTCGCTGCAGAAACTTTTGGGTCCATTTGACTTTGGGAATGATTCTGAACGTGGCGAGGAATCTAAAAAGGACTCCTCATCATCTCAACTGTGAGTTCAGGGTGTTTtaacattacttttttttttgtctatcaTTAAAACTAACATCAGATTCATGCCCCTGCACTATTTCAACTACATCTGCCAAGTTTTAATATCTAATCGAGCTGCTGAACACTTCCAGACCTATGGTGTCCGAGCCGATGAACAGCTCCCTCTTCCACCAGTTGGCGGAGCAACTGCAACAACAGAACCTGGAGCAGTTTCAAAAGCAGCTTATGGAGCACCAGCAGAAGGTAGatctcaaagacacacactcacccggCCTACTGCTTTTGGTTGTCAAGTTTCTCAAAGTTCATCATTCTGTGTTGTTGGCCTGGGCAATATGGCGAAACATTTTCTTACAAtatttttcctttcattttgaTCTATTAATACTTGGATGGTTATTATGCAGCGGCGGGACACTGCTAAATAAATTTACAAACGATTCTGTTCTGTCCACGTCCGCGTCCGCAATGCAAGAATCGAGAAATGTCTCCACCTCTAGTTTGTGGATGCTCAAATACAAATGATGCTGTATTTGACATTAAAGGTGACTTGGTGATAATATTGACATGAAAAGCTTACATTTTGAAAGACTGATTTCCCAGTTTGAGTATCTATTAACACCTACTCCAATGGCAGATACAAGTTCTCATTCTAACCCTCCAGAGTCAACAATAACACCACCGTGATTAAGTCATGTGATGGGTCTTTTGTGTCTTGGGTTCCAAAgtgtttcaaagtgaaaaataaattttcCGGACATTTAAGCAATGTTGTGCAGAAAAAAGATACCAAAGATTGAAAaggtaaacatttttaatttggtaTACAAAAACGAAATCATAGGTATTCAAAAATAGCTCAGGACTCCTAAGGGCTTCGACCCAGATGCTCCACACAAAAGTCTTAAGTTGAGAAAATGGATCGGGTTCTCATCATTGtcaaaccaattttttttaGTTAATGTACAGAGACTCACCCATTTAGATACTTATTAATGTCCTGCACTTGTTCTTCTTCTAGGCCATGAGCATAGAAGGGCAGGATTCAATATTTGGGCAGGAGAACTCTGCTGCGACTGCTCAAAGCATCAGCCAGCAACAGCTTCCTGATTCCGAGAACAAGATGGACGACTCCATGGACAACCAACAGCAGGTGAGTGTAGCACGAGGACCTCACAAAGCAGTCTTTATTTAACTATTGGCCTTGATCTGATAATTACTGCTGTTTTCTGTGTTACTTTGCATTGTTGTGTAGAGATGTcctgaaatattatttttctttttaaggacATGGACATGGACCTGGACGAGGGCCCAGAtggaatggaggaggagagctttgaggcggaggagaagaaagctgtCACACGCTCCAGAACACGCTCAAGGTCACGCTCTAGGTCAGGCCCACTTATTTCCGAAATCTCATTTTGTAGTTGAATTTACTCAATGTGGCTTGAATATTAATGGAGAAAGAAGCCAAGATCCTTTAGTCTTGATAGAACAGAACTGATTGTGTTGCCCTGAAGGTCAGATGAGTCAGTATTGTTACATGATAACTGTTAAGAGCTGGGTTGATCCCGAGACTTGGCTTCTTTTGCGTCTTACCTCAGAAGACACTCTCACTTACCTGTTTTTCCACTCTATAGATACATAAGTGTTTTTATTGATCATTTTTTTATCAGGAGCAGATGTTGGCACCAAGATGGATTTTGTGAAGTTCTGTGTAATGTTAACTTGAAAGAATGTGCCTGACTGTATTTTCTAATGAAGAAGTGAGTTCGGGCAGGGATCATACCCATGCAAGCTTGTAGTATGAGCTTAATTTAGTCCTTTAATCACAAACTCTAGCCAGTAGCTCACAGTGTCGCATTTTTATAACTGGACAAATGTTAAATAACATGAGCTGGGAAAATGGTTGTCGATGCGCATAAATAGCTCATCTCTAGTTTTTACAATGATCATGTCAAAACAGTCACAGTCTGGGAAGTATCTCTAAAGGCTGGTGTCCCCTCTGTAGGTCTCCCAAGAGGAGGCGATCTAGGTCCCGCTCTGGCTCACGGAAACGTAAGCACCGCAAGCGGTCACGCTCACGCTCCAGAGATCGCAAGAGGAAGTCATCACGGTCTTACTCGGGCGAGCGACGTGCCCGGGAACGAGAGAAGGAGCGGCAGAAGAAAGGACTACCTCCCATAAGATCCAAGACACTAAGTGGTAAATGGAAGTCTTGGTTGATTTAAGTTTTTTGCCTCTTGCCAGTGGGTTTTATTACGAGTAATATTGTTTTATGCTCTTGCCTAGTTTGCAGCACAACTCTGTGGGTGGGCCAGGTGGACAAAAAGGCCACTCAGCAAGACCTCACCAATCTGTTTGAAGAATTTGGCCAGATTGAGTCTATAAATGTAAGTAgtcttctcctgctgctgagcCTCTAATTTAGTTACAGCATGTCAGCCAGTCTTTTTATCACCAGAATCTTACCATGAAAAATGGTAAACGAGCCACAGTCCTTCATCACCACATTGTGACCTTAAGCTGCTGTTGCTTTTCTACCTCTGTCCTCCATAGTTTTCATGTCTTTCAACTTTATTCATACTCTATCCGACTCCCTTTCTCATATACACATTTCTCATTAATCACACAGTCCTAGTCATTCCTTGTTACATGGTCAGGACGTTCCCTTCTCCTATTTAATGAAATCTGTGTGACTTTGCAGATGATCCCTCCCAGAGGCTGTGCCTACATCTGTATGGTCCACAGACAGGACGCATTCCGCGCCCGCCAGAAGCTCAGCACCGGCTCCTTTAAGATCGGCTCCAAGGTCATCAAGGTGCACATTACCTttagaatttaatttattatattctCCTTCTCCTGGTGGTTTCCTCTAATGTAATTTCCCGTTGACCTTTTAATGCTGTATCCTTAGAGATGGTTTAAGCTTTCCAGGCACATGGACTCTTATATGCTCCCAGAAATTAAAAATGCTGTCTCCTGACCTTCATGTGTGTCTTATCCAGATTGCGTGGGCTCTGAACAAAGGGGTAAAGCAGGAGTACAAGCAGTTTTGGGACGTGGATCTGGGTGTCACCTACATACCCTGGGAGAAGGTGAAGCTGGATGATCTAGACGACTTTGCTGAAGGAGGAATCATTGACCAGGAGACCGTCAATGATggtgaaaagaaacacacaataacatCTTCTAAGAAATACACTATAACATCTTCCTTTGAACAAATACGCAAACATTACGTCTGTTGACTCTGTAGCGGTgattgtttaaatgtaaataggACAGGCAGGTTTTGTACACAGTTGTTGGCATTTGATCACATAACTGGATTTGTTTTCTACCCATTTCcctcaatttgtttttgttatggTAATACACAAAAATCCTTTAAGTAATTCTATTGGGAACCCCCCACCTCGataagaagatgaagatgaagatttaGTGTGTAAGCTAGAGTTAAAGTCCCTCATCtaaaaatgtatcttaaatAATTTGGCTGTTTCTGCAGAGTGGGAATCAGCCAAGAGTGCTGAGCCAGTGAAGGAAGTTACGAGTCAGCAAGTGAGCGCTGAGACGACCGCTGTATCGAACTCTCAGGCTGAGGCATACAACCAGCAGGTTACCATGATGCCAGTACAGGTACTGAAGAGCGTCCGTCTTAATCTGGGAAAAAAGTAAAGAGTACAGGGACAAACGCACCGAATTGATTCATGCAAACTTtcttataatattattataatattaaatggagttacatttgtgtttcatttgaatgtCGATCAAATTGCGTTGAAAATTAAATTGTCCATAAGGCATTTTGCCAGAATGTTTACTTCAGAGAGCAGGATGTATTGGTTAGGAGACGATGGCGCAGTCTGTGCTTTGTATTGTAACAGACCTGACTAATCAATGACTATTTTAATAATCTATTATTATCGATAAATTGTTGCAGCTCTACTTGCAACGTGTCTTAATGGAATCTTTGCCAGTTACTTTTACTATTTCACATGAACTAGCCATTACACTATTAACTCACAGGTGTCTTTTTTGTCACATGTCATCCAGCTGCCAGTTCCACAGGCGGTTCCCAGTCCTGTGGGTTTGGTACCCCCCAGCTTCCCAGTCCCCATGGGTATACCCCCTCCTGGTTATGGGCCGCCACCACCCTTCTTAAGAGCTGGCTTCAATGCTGCACAGCCTCCGCCAGGTAAATAGCACATCCTTATGCGTCATATGACGATTCAATCCAGAGAAATTTACAAGCTTACACCCGCCGTTCTGTTGTGCAGGTTTTATGCAGGCAGCACAGACCGCAGGCATGGCCTCAGCTAATTCTTGTAAGTATTTATGACGCACTAATACATGCTTATCGTTTTTGAAAATTGGCAAAGTGTCCATTCACATCAGTTGCCTggaatgtattatttttttgaTTCAATTTGATGTTTGTCCTTTAATCACCTACAGCTCTAGGGCAGCCTTCAGTGGCCACCGGCCAAGATGCTGTCAAGGAATCTCTGTTCGGCGCTATGATACCTCCAACCAGCTCCATTCCCGGCAGCTTCATGCCCTCAGCCCTCCCTGGAGCCGGTTTGTTCAATCCAATGGGAGTCCAAACTCAGGTCACCCATGAGAAAACGGCTCACTCTGCAGAGGGACTAGATGCTTCTGCAGAGCTCACACTTCAAGGTGAGGCACTACTGTGTTTTAAGTGAAAGATACATTCATTTCTTCTGGTGGACAGTATATCACATCTTGAAGAGTACCTTAGAGTCTTTATTAGGAGATGTAAAGGTAAATTATCTTTTAACACttatttttgtcattgtgttttgtcCCCAGGCATGCAAAATGCAGTCCGGAGTGGGATGGGTCTCCTTGGCATGCACCCTTCAGCTTCCCTCACACACCCACTGCATCAGTCTGGTCTCACAGGGCAGAGAATGC
Proteins encoded in this window:
- the scaf8 gene encoding SR-related and CTD-associated factor 8 translates to MDAVKSFNNELYSLNEYKPPISKAKMTQITKSGIKAIKFYKHVVQSVEKFVQKCKPEYKVPGLYVIDSIVRQSRHQFGTEKDVFAPRFSKNIIPTFQHLYRCPSDDKSKIVRVLNLWQKNAVFKSDIIQPLLDMAAGIAPPSVTPVMSSSASAVNNATPGTPATPATPANLVQGLPDWASQINNTDTVAAVAQILQSPQGQQLQQLVQSLQMQQQKPQPSLLQALDAGLVVQLQALTAQLTAAATANSLNPLEQRVSSFNKKLLGPFDFGNDSERGEESKKDSSSSQLPMVSEPMNSSLFHQLAEQLQQQNLEQFQKQLMEHQQKAMSIEGQDSIFGQENSAATAQSISQQQLPDSENKMDDSMDNQQQDMDMDLDEGPDGMEEESFEAEEKKAVTRSRTRSRSRSRSPKRRRSRSRSGSRKRKHRKRSRSRSRDRKRKSSRSYSGERRAREREKERQKKGLPPIRSKTLSVCSTTLWVGQVDKKATQQDLTNLFEEFGQIESINMIPPRGCAYICMVHRQDAFRARQKLSTGSFKIGSKVIKIAWALNKGVKQEYKQFWDVDLGVTYIPWEKVKLDDLDDFAEGGIIDQETVNDEWESAKSAEPVKEVTSQQVSAETTAVSNSQAEAYNQQVTMMPVQLPVPQAVPSPVGLVPPSFPVPMGIPPPGYGPPPPFLRAGFNAAQPPPGFMQAAQTAGMASANSSLGQPSVATGQDAVKESLFGAMIPPTSSIPGSFMPSALPGAGLFNPMGVQTQVTHEKTAHSAEGLDASAELTLQGMQNAVRSGMGLLGMHPSASLTHPLHQSGLTGQRMPGLLPLDVRPNLLQPGVAARFPLLLQHGPTQQAVGLLESSLQAQARARAPFSQLDPFNRAQNLANENVSKTEEKSSSNADEGKDQDYRFPPMEKQSTGLLRTPPPDHRETLGGGAAGGAAGRPPLLQTPGTQPARSSLLGRLQALAGFTPDNRWSQSRGDFDERDAMRGAPQAPGGPKGFQEERPTPGQSFPSRFDSRPGAAGGTGAPANASATSGPQAWNRSGTTTAPFDGESHQDLDDRRRQWDRQRDRDERDFDFRREMNGYRHSREREHDRDRDRDRERDRDRERDRDRERERDRDRDKEKDRENQRERERGGWTPLLPLPTPLLPTPSLNPNLTLNQGKLLAPLKLNPQLQQRFQSPLLPQAQGKPPLMGLNQPLPQVQIKTPPPSQSQADTPEGQSETPASSESPQPQSPPSAQSPEPSPDDNIGQSPLTDAPIQAKSPPQSETPPLSESESESPSHTTAQSPSKTTASPGIESPNQALPLGEASPQYSPVAFTQAVSPPEEPTHSVEEQESPHNIEEEEEEEEEGEESQDSASSSQPQWVNGPVMDNMDVADPTPEGSPEPTSEPASESVHSESEAEQLASPKDVDNEQSEPMEEAASQPVVDTVTDTEGT